TTACTAATTCTTTGTCAACTGTCACTAAAAAATCTCCTTCAGGGTTATAACATTGACCGATTCCTTCCAATAAAACAAAGCGCAGGGCTGCTCCTGTTTTTTTATTGTCTGCAATCATCGCATCCATGAGTTTTTCAGTTGTGATTGTTTCAGGGAAAGGATTGTTAAACCCTAGTTTCTTTTCAATGACATAGTAATGACGCTCCACATCTTTTTGTGAAATTAATCCAAGTTCTTTGCCAAGATGTGAGGCAATTTTCATGCCATACGAAACTGCTTCTCCGTGAGATATTTTTTCCAACCATTCAATACCATGACCAAATGTATGACCATACTCAAGGGTAATAGCATAACCTTTTTCGCTGGGATCTTGCTGGAGAATTGGTAATTTGGAGAGAATGATTTTATAGGCAATTTCCGTTAATTTTGCGTCCGTAAAATCTAACTCAGGATTGAGGGATTGTTCTAAGTATTCCAAAAAATTTTCATCGGAGATGAACCCATTTTTGATACCTTCAATTATGCCGCTACGTCGAGAAAAAGGAGGTTCTGTTTTGAGATATTTGGTATCTGCCCAGATAAATAAGGGTGCATGGTAGAGACCAAAATGATTCTTACCCGTGCCGCCATTAACCGCCTGTTTATTGCTTAATGTACTGTCAGTTTGACCTGTCATACTTGTAGGGATTTCAACAAAACGAATCCCACGGTAAATTAATCCAGCTGCTAAACCGACAACATTACCAACTGTTCCGCCACCAAATGCTAACAAAATAGATTTTTTGGATGCACCTTTAGCAATTAGCTTTTCGCAGGTTTCTTCCAGAACAGGGAAGTATTTACATTTCTCACCAGCAGGTACAAATTCAACTGAACAAGGATATTTTGCACTTATTTGATCATACAATTCTTTGCCGTAACTCTCAAATAGATGTGGCTCCGTAAAGAAAAATATTTTGTCAAAACTATATTTCTCTAGTTCCGATAAAAAACTTTGATGAATGCCATATCCAAAATAAAATGGGCTGGGTTTTTCTAGATGAGTACTGAGTGTGATGACTTTTCCTGGTACGAAATCGAAGGGTTGATTATGATTCATGTTTTGTTTTTTTGTGATTACTGTTCTCACTTTGCACCTGTAAACTTATTGATAATCTTTCTTATCAACAGCCAATAATATTAGTATCACTTACATGCATATTTCGTCAAGCTAATTGCAAATTATTTTCACTAATTAAATTTTTTCATAACAAATTCGTTTAAACACGCAATAACATTTTTATTATCGCTGAACTGTTGTAACGATAATCCCGATAATGAGGTAGTCTGAAGAAGCTATGAGGGTGAGTAAACTAAACCGTCTAGTTTTAAAGAAAAATTGTAACTGCCCAGGTTAACTGATGTAATCGTCGCCAATTTTCTTCATTTTTTTTACACTCCAATCATTTGGGAATCCTTTTCTGCGATTACTTCAAACTGTCCCATACACCCGCTTTCAGCGATCGCATCTTGATGAGGATGAAACATATATTTACCTGGATAGCGGAAAGCAAACTCTAAAATGTGCCTTTCTGCTACACCCATTGTTAAAACATCGGTTTTCTCGCTGGGGGTCATTGTCATACCGGAACGATAAACATCAAAGAAGTTAGCGTGCAGATGAAACGTCACAGCAGGATCAAATTCAATAATATTCAAAACATAGACCCGAATTAGCTGATTTTGATAAATCTGAATGGGATGGTGCATATAATGATGTGGCACACCATTAAAAGCATAATATTCATTTTTGTTATCATCATTTACATCATACCCAGACATAATTAAAACAATTTCATCTGCTGGTGGGCGAGGCTTAGGCGGGTCAATGATAAACATCCCATATAAACCCTTGGCAATGTGGCGAGTAACCGGGGCGACGTGACAGTGATATAAATGAACACCATAGGGTTCGGCATCAAATTCATATATGGTTGCTCTACCATTACTTACAGGTCTTATTCCATCCATTTCAGCAGGATGAACTCCATGAAAATGTAAAGAATGGGAATGTCCAGCATTATTGAGAAAAAGTATTCTTATTCTTTCTCCTTCTTTAGCCCGGAGTGTCGGTCCTGGAATCCGCCCGTTTAAGTCCCAAATGTTGTAAGAGACAGCACTATTAAGCTGAATGGTGGAAGTACCAGCAGTTAGCTGAAATTCGCGGACTGTGCGCCCATTTTCCTGCTTAATTGTCCCATAATCAAAATCTCGTAATACCTGCATAGGGTTAGTAGCACCATTAGATGCTGCCATTTCCATCGGTGGTACTCTGACACTGGGATGATTTTTGGTATTCAATATCTGCCAAATTGTCGCTGCACTTAGGACTCCAGCGCCGGATAATCCTATTTGCAACAGTTGGCGACGACTCCAAATTTTATCTTTACTGAAAGTAAAGTTGTCAGACATGAGACTAATAGGAATATGCGTATGTGAGAAATTGCGAATAATTTGCAATTAGCTTTATGTATAATATGAAAATTAAGAATCATTGTCAATAACTTGGAAAAATGATTTTCAGGATTCAGATCCCCGACTTCTCTAAGAAGTCGGGGATCTTGCTATAGTAATTTTCAGAAGTATTCCTGATATATTGGTTGATTTACCGTTGACTAGAGAACAGATGATGCTTGCAGCCTAGTAAATGGAATAAGGTGCTAGGATTTTGACAATAGCTGCTGATGTTAACAATATCTTTTTGTCACCAAGTAGCGCAACTATTTATAGGAGTTCACAAATGACTGCTTTTTCTCGGACTTCAGTATTACAAAAAACTGCGGGCATTACCCTTTCTAAGCCTGTACAGGTAAGTCTTTACATGATGTTATCTTCTTTGCTGATTTGGACTGTGTTTTTCTCTACCTATCCACCAGCGCATAACACAGCACACTCAGCGCGTCACCATGCTTTGGGCGTTGCTTGTCATTAAACTATCATAAAGTTTTAAACGTATTGGGCGATTAGAAATCACTTCTACACAAACAAAGTCCACCTGCGTGGACTAAGGAAAAATTAAGGGTTCATCCTGTGTAGCTGCGATTTACAATCGCCCAGATAAATAATAAGTTAGACTCAAATTCATTTGCTAAATCTAAAATATTCGGCGTTGCTGATTAAGAGTATGATTTTATTATGCCTACGGCACGCTGCGCGAACACGCAGAGGCGCTCCAGTCGCAGAGAGTAAGAGTTTCATTTTTTGATTTTTCAATTTCATACCTCAGTTCAGCAACGCCCAGTTAAATTCTAATTTCCTATGAGAAAATATCGTCTGTTTGCTGTTGTTAGTTCTGCTTGTATTTGTTTATCAATTTTATATTCTTTGGTGGGAGTTTCTCAAACGTCCCAATCTCAAGTTTTACTTTCGACAAATCCACCTTTAGAAAAAATTCTGCCTTTTGAAGCTGGTACAGATAGGAAACAATCTCCGGTGACTTTCAAATTACAAGCTGTTGATGCTGGCGGAAAACTGTTAACAAATGCCTTAATTAAATTGCAGATTTCCACACCTCCCCGCAATCCTTTCTTAACTACAGATTTTCCAATTGTTGAGGGAACAGAATTATTAGAACTGGAGGCGGCTGCACCGAATGGTAAATTAGAATTTGAGCAAATGTTACCAATTCGGGGTAATTATCAAATTCAAGTTAATGTTTCTCCTTTAGTTGCTAATGCTTTTGCTAGTTATCAGCAAACTTTGAATTTGAATGTGAGAGAAAATCCTGTTAAATATAAATATTTTGTTGTGCTTGCAGCGATTTTATTATCATTAGGATTGTTAGGCGGTTGGGTAATTGGTGGACAAGAGGAAATCAAAGAGGGGGAAATTGCACCGCAGTCTGTCCGGTTGTTGTTAAGTGCATTAACTGTAGTGGCAATTGTGACGCTATTATTTATTAATATCACGGCGGAAGTTGCGGAGGCTCATGGTGATGCACATTCTCCCAAAAATGAGAAGATTGCCCCATCAATTAGCCAATCTCAGGGCATGGAAGTGAGGATTACAGGGGATAAACTGGCGACTGTGGGGAGATTGGCAAATTTAGCGGTTGAGGTCAAGGATAGCACGACAGGGGCAGCTATTAAGGATGTCGGATTGCGAGTAAAAGCGATCGCATTGGAAGATAATTTAACTGTATTTGCTTATCAGGGATTTCCTAATTCAGAAGGGAGGTTAATATGGCAAGAACAATTTTTTGATGGTTCACCTCATAAGGTAGAGGTAGAAGCTATTTCTTTAGCTGAATCTCAACGTCAATTTCCAGCGGTGAAGGTAGCGCAATCTGTGGAAGTTGAGGGAATTGCACCACCAATGTATATTCGGTTGATTGGGTTATTTTATTTTACGGCTATTGTGGGTATGGGTATGGCGATTGGGTTGTTAATTCAGCATCGGAAAGAATTGCCAGTTAGGGGAAATTAAGTAGATATAAAAGAGTTGAATTAATAGTTAAATTTAACTATAGCGGTTATCTGTTGAGTGACATACCGCTATAATATCCTGTAAATCCTTAAATCCTTATTTAGACAAGAGGTAGCATCTGGGAAACTACAATTTCTAAATCAGGAAAATCTAAAGGAGATATGTTTTGATGTTCTGTGATAATTTCTCGATTTTGATAACCTTCTGTTGTAGGATTTCTAAATACAATTAATTCGCGTTTCACTACATCTAATACCCAATAATCCTTAATTCCTGCTTGAGAATAAGCTTTAGCTTTGATTTCTGTATCTAGTTTTAAACTGCTATCTGCAACTTCGATAATTAAATAAATTTCTGTTGGGGTAGGATGATGATCTGCATAGTCTAGCGGATCTATTTTCACCACAGCAATATCTGGTTCTGGTTCAGACCTTTCATTTAATTTTACAGGGTCTTGAATAGCTATGCAAGCTTTATGACCAATTCTATTTTCCAACAACTTATATGTTCTTCCCACTGCTGAACGGTGGGCTGTTCCTTTAGCAACCATCAAAATTATTTTCCCTTCTAATAATTCTACCCGTTCACTTGGTTCAAATATTCCTGCTTCAGCCATTCTGTGGTATTCATCAACAGTCCACAGCCGCAATTGTAAGGGAGATTCTGTGGTTTGCATAGTTAATTAAGGTAAATATTTATTCACTATTATATGATTATTTGTCTGATAGCGTAGCGTGGCGCAAGCCATATCAGGATATCCAGGATTTCAGGATTTACAGGATTTTTTATGAGATAATAGAAATAAAGACACTGTGAACATACAATGGCTACTCAATTAATGGTTCAACCTTCGTCTTTAATATCTTCTGGTATGAAGATGAGTGAATTTGGTAATATTTATCTATTTAAATTTACCGAGGAACTACAGATACGTTTTGAAGAACTATTAGCAAAGAAAAAATCTGATAAACTGACTTCTGAAGAGGAAGCGGAATATGTAGGTATATCGGAGTTACAGCGAATATTTACCTTAATTAATGCTCAACTAGCGGCTAAAAGTAAATGGTGTCCGAACCAACTCGACGACTTATAAGAAAACGAGCTAAATTCTTATGTGAATATTGCCACTCTCCTGAATACCTGAGTCCCGACCGTTTTACCATTGACCATATTATGCCCCAGTCTTTGGGGGGTTCAGATGAATTGGATAATTTAGCTTTGGCTTGTCATCGCTGTAATGAGCGTCATTATAATTTTATAGTAGCTACTGATCCTAAAACTCAAGAGAAAGTTGCTTTATTTAACCCTCGTCAGCAAGAATGGTCAGAGCATTTTATCTGGACAAAAGATGGTATAAAAATTGTAGGTAGAACGCCTACAGGAAGAGCTACTAGCGATCGCTTTGATTTCAATGATAAACGACGTGATGAGCCTTCTATTCAAGTTGCTCGGCATTTTTGGGTAGAAGCAGGTTGGCATCCACCACTATTAGATCCACGTCAAGAATAAAAATCAATTTCCTTGGATGTTGACTCTGACGGAACAGGAAAGATGACAAGAGGAAAGATTTATAGGCGTTGCTGATTTTAGGGATGAAAATAATTTTGCATACGTTCAAGACTCTTGTAGAGACGTTCCATGGAACGTCTCTACCTCCAAAAATCATACGCCAATTCAGCAACGCCGGATATAGAAGCCGACCGCAGGTATTGCTATTTACACTGTACATGGATCATTACGCTGCACAAGACGTAATAAAATATTCGTATCTACTAAATATTCCATTTTTAATAATGATCCTCATAAATACTCTCACGGCTAACAGCATAATCTGATAGAATAGGCGCATTTGCACCAACAGAAGCTACAAAATCATCAGCTAATTCATCTAAAGTCTTTTCAAATTCTTCCTGAGTTATCAAAAACTCCTCTAAACTTGCTTTACTTTTTCGTTGTGCTTCTTCAATAATTAACTGTTGTAAATATTCACTCGCTGAACTATAACCACCTTCAACAATTTCGTAATCAATAAAACTTTTCAGTGATTCAGGTACAGAAATATTAATATTGGTCATAGTTTTGAACTTAGGTTTCACTAGGTTGCTTGTATATTAACATAGATTATGTTAATAATTGAGATTTAATTAACTAACAGCAAAATCTGTATATTTGCGGACGGAAGGCAATTGAAAACCTAAAACAATATCTTCTTTCGGTACACCTAATTCAACTAATTCATTGGCAATTCCTACCTCTGTACCATCCTGCTGAATCCAAATTTTATCATCAATAATGTCTAGATGTAAAACAGGTCCATAAATACGATTTTGATCACGCCAACCCACATATACTCCATCCATCTTGAAAACTTGGGTTTTCGCCATAGAAAAACTATAGGTTTCAACTTAGACGGGGTTTAAATTAATTGATAATGGTTATTTTCAATATCAAAAATCGTTTGTGCTTGAATGCGTTTATCCCAAACCATACTAGCGTGTTGTTTGAGTAAATTCTGAATATATTGCTGATATTCTTCTAATTTTGCCATTGTGATATTACCTCCTGTTCAATATTATAAACTACTAAACAAAGTTGATTTGTTTTAATAACTGATTGAATAAAAGGCAAGATAAAAAATTCATTGTAAACAGTAATAGGAACTGCTAAATATAAGAGGATGTTTGAAAAGTGGTATTCCGTAATTTTCATCACATTGCTACCCCCCTTAGTCCCCCCTTGTAAAGGGGGGAAACAATAAAAATCCAGTTCCCTCCCCTTTACAAGGGGAGGGTTAGGGTGGGGTAAAAAATATTTGATACATCAACCATAACTTTTCAAACACCCTCTAAAATTCGTTCTGGTTCTTGTTCTTGTAAAGCAAGACGATAAATTATAAATTGTCCTAATGCAGCATAAAGTTCCGTGATTTTTGAAGGATTAAGAAAACTTTTGATTTCTATAGCTATTTTTTGTCCTTCTTTTTCGGCTGCAATAACTTTCTCTGCTCCTAAATCAATATGTAATTCTAATGTTCCCGCTTGCAATGGATAAGGATCATGACTAATAAACCAGCCCTCTTTTTCTAGTGCTGTTTTGACAATGTTATGAAAAGCATCTTTAGCTGGCACGGTGTTAATTCCATTATAACTTGGTTTTACTAAGTTACTTGTATATTAACATTTTAGCGTTACAATAAGTAGGTGAACACAATAAAACCAAACTGTGTAAAGAAATGTAAAATCGCCCAAACCTTCTTCACTCTTGCCTCTTGCCTTTTGCCTTGCCATAACGACAATTTTCAACGCTCACCTACTTAATGATGAATCGAATTTATGGTTAGCTTGTCCTATTTGTAATAGATATAAAAGCGATAAAATAACAAATATTGATTCAGAAACAGGTGAAATAGTTAAATTATTTAACCCGCGTACTCAAATTTAGTCTGAGCATTTTTCCTGGACAAAAGATGGATTGCAAATTGTGGGTAAAACACCAACTGGGAGAGCTACTGTTAAAGCTTTGCATTTAAGTGATGATGCAGATGTTTTAGAAGTTCGCAGTTATTGGGTACTTGCTGGTTGGCATCCTCCAGAAAATTAATAAATTCATAATCATGAACAATTATGAAAATATGTCATAAAGATTTATAAATGTTAACAATTCAAAA
The DNA window shown above is from Anabaena sp. WA102 and carries:
- a CDS encoding 2-deoxy-scyllo-inosose synthase; translated protein: MNHNQPFDFVPGKVITLSTHLEKPSPFYFGYGIHQSFLSELEKYSFDKIFFFTEPHLFESYGKELYDQISAKYPCSVEFVPAGEKCKYFPVLEETCEKLIAKGASKKSILLAFGGGTVGNVVGLAAGLIYRGIRFVEIPTSMTGQTDSTLSNKQAVNGGTGKNHFGLYHAPLFIWADTKYLKTEPPFSRRSGIIEGIKNGFISDENFLEYLEQSLNPELDFTDAKLTEIAYKIILSKLPILQQDPSEKGYAITLEYGHTFGHGIEWLEKISHGEAVSYGMKIASHLGKELGLISQKDVERHYYVIEKKLGFNNPFPETITTEKLMDAMIADNKKTGAALRFVLLEGIGQCYNPEGDFLVTVDKELVIKVVEDFIQQERQRKSAKTYAFAV
- a CDS encoding multicopper oxidase domain-containing protein, which gives rise to MSDNFTFSKDKIWSRRQLLQIGLSGAGVLSAATIWQILNTKNHPSVRVPPMEMAASNGATNPMQVLRDFDYGTIKQENGRTVREFQLTAGTSTIQLNSAVSYNIWDLNGRIPGPTLRAKEGERIRILFLNNAGHSHSLHFHGVHPAEMDGIRPVSNGRATIYEFDAEPYGVHLYHCHVAPVTRHIAKGLYGMFIIDPPKPRPPADEIVLIMSGYDVNDDNKNEYYAFNGVPHHYMHHPIQIYQNQLIRVYVLNIIEFDPAVTFHLHANFFDVYRSGMTMTPSEKTDVLTMGVAERHILEFAFRYPGKYMFHPHQDAIAESGCMGQFEVIAEKDSQMIGV
- a CDS encoding CbtB domain-containing protein, producing the protein MTAFSRTSVLQKTAGITLSKPVQVSLYMMLSSLLIWTVFFSTYPPAHNTAHSARHHALGVACH
- a CDS encoding Uma2 family endonuclease, coding for MQTTESPLQLRLWTVDEYHRMAEAGIFEPSERVELLEGKIILMVAKGTAHRSAVGRTYKLLENRIGHKACIAIQDPVKLNERSEPEPDIAVVKIDPLDYADHHPTPTEIYLIIEVADSSLKLDTEIKAKAYSQAGIKDYWVLDVVKRELIVFRNPTTEGYQNREIITEHQNISPLDFPDLEIVVSQMLPLV
- a CDS encoding HNH endonuclease, whose amino-acid sequence is MVSEPTRRLIRKRAKFLCEYCHSPEYLSPDRFTIDHIMPQSLGGSDELDNLALACHRCNERHYNFIVATDPKTQEKVALFNPRQQEWSEHFIWTKDGIKIVGRTPTGRATSDRFDFNDKRRDEPSIQVARHFWVEAGWHPPLLDPRQE
- a CDS encoding type II toxin-antitoxin system ParD family antitoxin — protein: MTNINISVPESLKSFIDYEIVEGGYSSASEYLQQLIIEEAQRKSKASLEEFLITQEEFEKTLDELADDFVASVGANAPILSDYAVSRESIYEDHY
- a CDS encoding element excision factor XisH family protein; amino-acid sequence: MKITEYHFSNILLYLAVPITVYNEFFILPFIQSVIKTNQLCLVVYNIEQEVISQWQN